The following DNA comes from Anastrepha obliqua isolate idAnaObli1 chromosome 1, idAnaObli1_1.0, whole genome shotgun sequence.
aaaattaataaaaacatttttctaatagcggtcgcccctcggcaggcaatggcaaacctccgagtgtatttctggcatgaaaacgctcctcataaaaatatctgccgttcggagtcggcttgaaactgtaggtccctccatttgtggaacaacatcaagacgcacaccacaaataggaggaggagctcggccaaacacctaacagaagtgtacgcgccacttatttattatttatttaatggagGCTGAAACACTGAGAGAATtaattatcttaaaataaatcacttattaatattcatgcttaaaacttttttgaaataaaagaacGTGGCTCCTTTAATAAGCGCCGTGAAACGTACAGCCTCTTGAAATCAATTTAAATCAACCAgacaaaaagttttcatttaaattagtTATTCCGCATTGCACTTACTTAATTTTAAGgaacaaatagaaaaatgaaagttttcagtgaaaaagaaaaaaaataaactttttttataaacaaattgatcaaaacaatatttttagtgataatttatataaaatttgaagtACATGAAAAGGCCAATATAGTAAAGAATAtccctgtaaaattttaagttgataccTTGATTACATTTAGAGTTGTTTTTGGCAGCCTGGAATaaaacgcgattaaagtttTTCTTATTCATCTTTCGCTGGCTTTATAGCgaatttttagactttttatttGGCTTAAAAGATTGAAAAAGTTGTACAAAATTTGTGGTATTTGTTATGGAATgaacgatatttttataaaaaataaagaatgaaaataaatagcGCAAACTTTTCAACATGTGGTGACTTTACAATAACAATTTCCTTGTACTGTGTGCTGTCCACAGTCATCGCTACTCTATTCTTGAAAAGCTCAAGGAAGCAGTCACGCATCCGAATACACTAGGAGCTAAAGgaatacatatattacaataaCTTCGCGGTGTATGTGGATTtcgaaataaagcgaaaaaggCTCAGAACTTAAAGAAATAGTGGTTTAACTCATAAACATAATCTCATAATCTTTAACAGTACTCCGAGATTTCTTGCTTACTGATGCCCATCACCACTatcagaaaaacattttctatcacTGTGGTGTTAATCTTTCTAGGAACGACCTCTACGGCctactacttacatatatattcaaGTATACaacacacaacaaaaacaacaattaaaaataaatctgccaTAACCAAACCATTGGGGCACGATTATCAAAGTACTCCAAATTCCGTTTGATATCTAAAATAATGGATTCAGGGGATTCCGTTTGATATCTAAAATAATTGCTAGTGACgcattaggcattcatgaatttcTAGTCAGTTAATCAACATCCAACTAATTGATATCGTTGAAGTGTCAGTATACGCTTTTAGGCGCTTATCAATATATCCCTGAAAGTCCAAATCGGTTCCACTAGTTATCAGTGAAGGCATCAAATTATTTTGATACTGATTTCATAGTAAACCAATCAAAATGATATTTCACGGATATTAGCGACTTCAAATGAATTTCAATCGTGAAGCATTACACCAGGAATGAAATTGAACAAGTAAAGTGCTCAAAttcaaaagtaattttattatcaCTAATAGTTGGCCTAAGCGAGACGGAATGGCACTTCAGATCTAATACCACACGCACAGATTTAATACCCTCTCATTTGAGGGGGCTGTTTGATAAACTCGAACTGGGTATAAATTCATAATCCTCTAAGCACCAAAAGTAATCATCCTCCTGATAAGTTATTGGGTTTATAATGAAATAGCACAGTTACTAATCAGCCTACCATACCATCTACATCATCATGGCATCCATACAGGGCCCTTCAAGTGCGAGATTCTTTTTTAGCAAAGTATTTTGACTATTCTGACAAATGCTAAATTGAAAATGTTCAATTTACTAAATTGAGTTCGGTAACgctcaaaaatcatataaaaataatttaagcactaaagctaaaaaataatattctcacacgaagctcattttcataCATAAACCAGTAAAATTGCCATTTTTTGGGCATTGTGAAATCCACGACAGCATTAATATTTCGCTCGCATGGCATTCTGGAGATGTTATTGAGTCAGATTTTTTCAATAAGGCAGCTGAAAATGCACAGGTCTGAAGAATAAGGGGGTTGTGAATCGAGTTGGAACTctatttccataaattttccGACCACAACTGCAGCATCGTGAgctggcgcattgtcgtgatgaaagcGGAAAATCAcccgacttcctcgattcaaacgaatgccaaacacaaagaaatacacCGATCTGGTGTTTGTTTTTCCAAGATatactactaactaaacatagccTTGATACGGGCCAATAAtaccatctctctgactttgaaCGGCCTTTTCAAACAACCCGCATATTGACAaggtttttttcagatttttaaaggtattgaatatatacatatataatacatataaatatgtgcaattattaataaaattcttgATGAAGCAATTTTTACCAGGAAAATTAAGAAGAGAATTATAATTTGAAGGTACCGTAAAGAAACAGGAAGTCAATATATGGATTTTGAGTCGAACACGCCTTCAAGCGGTGTACTTTTTTCGATCTGTGCGATTGGTTTTCGATCAGTTTTTTGACAGGACTAATGCAGAGCTCACACAACCAAAGACATACGGAATTTATTGCAATAGAAACTCCCATTAGGAATAACTTTGTGAATTTCTGCAGGAGTTTCGGTACTAAGATCGTCCGATTTAACATCTTTGAACTAATTTCCAGGGCTCGTTACTATTACTCGTATATGAAATgtccatacaaatattttcaaattgataTTTTCccgtttttaccaaaaaatctaagaatattaaaatttttttagtttaaaattaaattcttatttcatttattgtttttacttattttataatgGAGAATCGAGAATCGAACTTGCCACAAAATGAAGCATGCAACAGGGAACTTGCCACAAAATTTGTCATAAAACTGTGATCTTGCAATAGActacaataattaaattttttgtcacACGTTATTTTCGGTCACCTCGTAGATGGAttttatatgaataaacaaGAAAGATAACATTCAGCAAAAGGCGCCGAGATAGAATCGCAATTATAGACTTAATATTCTTCACTCCTCGAAAATTTGAACAGAAGAATGAGTACTAGTAAGCAATCGCGGCGGctgacgtagccgaatggattcgGTGCGAGACTACCATTAGATAGTGGCCAGGACCGAGCTCCAGGCCACGAGCTATTTTTCAAATAGCAGTTGCCACCGAGCAGTACCTGGTAggttccttcatttgtggaaaaacataaaatacacCCAAtcaagggtgtaagcgccaattaattttcctttattatatcccgctgtacgtatttgaacataactcgaaaagttatgggagTCCTATTTGGAACGTTGAAGGTACTATTGAGCCGCAATCTACcctattaatacaaaaaattagaaacaaatttttggaagcgagtgtttttcaagaaatatttttgccaaaaaattttaataaaaaatttagtgtttcaaaaaattttttaagtatattttatcctaaaagttacaaatgtatttaaaaaaattttaaataaaaaaaaaacgaaagtatttcactttaaaaactctatGTCATCgatttcaatattgaataaataaattaaaattaataaactgtTTCCAAATTTTGTCAGTTCTGCCTGCAAATAATCATGTGATCATTTACGTCAATGCTCAAATATTTGTATCACTTCACATGGAATCACTCATATGGTATGTCAATGAATAGATAACGAATTCTCATTCGAAATATATAAAGCAGCTCGAAcctgaaagaccctttactacAATACTTATTACATATAAACTGTTACAAAAGTTGGCCAaattgttcattattttatttgttaacaaATTTGCATATAAACTGTAGTGTACTGGGACATCAGCGCTAATAGAGATAAAAAGCAAATAGAAATCCAAGCAAATAAACAACAGTTACCAATTCTAATTAACAAACTGTCAGTTGTCGTCTCTGTCAATGTCGATatcacaaatacacacacacatacacgtgcgtaagaaaaaaaatatttcgttcgaaagcatttattaaaaaacaaaattattcattCCAAGTATGAATGCAACCAGATGTTTAAAACTTTCTTGAGTTGATTAAACAGGCATGTGGCTTCCAGCgtctttcatttgtttttaataaaatatcacaaCGAAGTTTATTTGCAATATCACAACATCATTACGTGCACCACGATGAGTTCCAACACCGGCAAGCAGAACATAGGTACCATTTAGCGGTATATTCGCGTTAAGTGTGTGTTTTTTTGGTTaccgtgatttttttttttcaaccctTAAACGACACGGCGTTGTCAGATTTCATAGCTACCGCAATAACCGCTTCCGTTGTCCGATTACCACTGCCGTTGGTATTTTTATCATTGTTGTTGCGTATTAGCCTGAATGCAATCGGATTCGCCATCCGGAAATCGTATAAAAGGAACAGCAATTCGTAGGCATTATCAGTAGTTGAATCGCGTGGCAGTGGTGCACATTTAGTAGTTGACTGAATTTTAAGGaaagttaatttattttggaaaaacttaCAGGTAAATAAAAAGTGTGCTATGTCTGTGAAGCCTTGAGCTAAATAGTTACCAAACAAGTGATTCATAAGTTCTTACCACAAATATTTAAGCTCCTGCATTGCTTTGTTCAGCGGTCTTTTGGTTTTCACTGGAACCATAAgaagtaataatgaaaaaaaatcgttttcgttaaatgaatgaatttagcttttttttaattttatggagttaaaaaagttgttcttttttaaaactaaatttgccattcaaaaattaaaaataaaagtaggtAAAAAATAACTTAAGATTTGTCATGTACTggaataaattgtaaatttacgagttgacgcaaaattaatcacctttcggcagatttataatttttgcaaatggcttcgtacatcagtcatatttgacacttgtgaataaGACAGTTGCAGTGCGGAACTAAATAATTTTCGTTTTGTTAAAACTATAGaactaattattttgtttattttatttagtaaacaaatTATTCTAAAACAAATTTAGATGTCCTCTCCGATCGATTTAGTGTTATACACAAATTCTCTAAAGCTTTTCATGGAGTTTCCCATACAAGTGTAATTAAGAAATTAGCGTACTTCGGCTTTCGCGtcgcattaaatttttttgtatgtaatattACCTTCATGCGGCGAGCAACTTAACATTTTTGTAGGGAAATTGCTTTTACCTTTCCAGAATATTCTGTCTGTACCGAGAAGCTCTGCGTTGTCTGGCTTCCCTTCAACGATTTCGAAATAATCTTGGTCCGtgcatgttttttaatttataacaaTACTCAAATGCGTTTGTGTTGTATATTAACCCTCATGaaaatagtataatatattCTACCTGCTGCCTTTCTAGgttgctttatttatattttccatgCAAGCGAATGGTGAGTTATCAACAGCTATTTTATGAAATGAAAGATTTGAAAATAAACAGCTTAGCATGCACGCACGGGAGTtactaaaaacaacaaatttatgcTTAAGGTCTGTAGGTTTGAGATCCCTTGACGGAAATTTTCAAGCCGACGTCTATCAAAGGAACAAGGACCACATTTCTTGCTCTAAAGCGCTCATAATTACTATCaaaatgaaaccaaaaatggGTTGTCAGTTTTTTACTATTACAAACTGTGTTCAAATTTATGCAAAACGAGAAACactcttaaaaatttaaattttttttttgctcttaagGGCTCATAATCACTATTgagctgaaaacaaaaattgtttctaaggTTTTTCACTTGTCCGTGTGTTTTCACTTCATCCGTGTGTTTTCCTGGTTCAATCATACCTAAAGCAATTCAGCTGATCaagatttaattaaatataaaaatacttcaagAGTTTTGAGAGGTTTATTTTTGTCTGCCAACACATGGTTGATCTTTTTTACAAAACTACTTCAAGCTtgaaattacttaaaattttttttgaaactctCACATTACCATACTTAACtgaaaatcacaaaatatttaaattttttttttttgatcccTTAATTTTCCCACTAGTGTAAAACTGTGCAATTtgttttatacaaatttcagcAAATTGTGACTATTTCTAGTAATAACACATTTTAACAAAATGtaacttttttgcaaataatttttttgcaaataaaagcaaagatCAAATATTGATGTTCATAAAATTATCATTTtggtaatatttgaaaaatcttaGCTCTGAACTTTGGCTTGCTCTTAGCTAAACTGGTATAAGCAATTGAAGCTTGATCTTTacagtttaaaataaatgaaagatttaaatgtttttctgcCAGTATACCTAACGTTCATATCTCTCTCCGCTCGTGCTATTCTGTCCGcatggcgtatacgcaacaAACGCTCTTTTAGTTGAAGTCCCATCTTTCAAATCGTAGGTATGTGGTTGTCATTGGCAATTCTTGGTGGTACTGTTTTATCGCGTCAACTGATGTCCTTTATGGtagaatttttaattctttgctCTTTGTGTTCTTTATTAAtggcatgtttttttttctgatgacTTGGAAATctaattgataataaaaaaattattctattcGCAAATGCTTTAAGTTGAGCTTGAAAAAGTTTCACTTGTTTTATTACTACCACTCTGTGATaaagactttttttttaataaaattgtttccaAGTTTGTACATGCGGTGCAAAACCTACTAGTAGAAAAAACTCCACACATAGAATTTCGCATTGACCCTCAAACACAGTATTTAGGGCCGACAAACGAAATTTTCATAGGTTGAAGCATATACTTagacatacatttatataatactaggtgtgttcaaaaagtatcgcgaatttttaattttcgcaggttacgtatattcgaatttcaatttttttgtggcgatatgttggtactcataactctcactcatgccgacgagttcggccatttggaatgttcagttaattgttgacagctactttgcttgcacgtgtttaggctcgtcttcgatttttacctattcaaaaagatggatcaaagaacctgtatcaattttgtgtgaaaaatgaaattaaatacgcggatgcattccgaatgttgactgtgtcatacagagaagctactttgggccAAAGCTCCCtaagactttttcttgttcccgaaactgaagaggtcaatgaaaggacgacgctactcTTGACTattgacgagataaaggcggcatcgaaggaggagcgaacgagttaaaaaaaatgattttttgaagtgcttcgaagattggaaaaaacgtttgcacaagtgcataatatctcatggggattactttgaaggggacaaaatagatattaatgaataaataaataatttttgaaaaaaacacaaaattcgcgatactttttgaacacacctcgtatgccaTTCAAAAAAGATATTGAGCTGCCTATAATGGtatgttaatataatttaaggAATTCCCGGGcaacataagaaaaataagGTCGAcattagaaaaatatgaaattttggtacacattttaaattaaaatttactattttatttacggccgccgtagtcgagtggatcgatgagtgactaccattcggaattcataaagaacgtagcttcgaatctcgatgaaacaccaaaatgaagaaaaagtttattctaatagcggccgccctcggcaggcaatggcaaacctccgagtgtatttccgccatgaaaaagctcttcataagaaatatctgccattcggagtcggcttgaaactgttggtccctttatttgtggaactagatcaagacacacaccacaaatatgtataatatgtatatatatataaatgacgACTTTCCTGGTAACCCTGTATAAAGGGCGACTTCTaggcgattccatgtcaaggtttgccattgcctgtcgagaggcgaccgctattagaaaaaactgcttTTGGTATTGagctttttaaagtgaaatatcatcGGTTCCATTTTTAGgacaattaacaattttttttttttggaaaatgattatattaaaaaaaaatctctttgtattttatgaatttcggaGACTATGCTCAGCAATCTCTGCATATAATGGtacaaagttttttaaagtaaaatatctacGCATCTTtctaacattaaataaaaatgtttctttaatttattaggataaaataaaattaaaaaaaaaaaatttgttttttgcttttttttttgaaaataattatatttgcaaaattttttggaaaagtataatacttttttataatttttgttacacATCCCTTTCTTTGTTAATTCTTGAGACTATGACCAGTAGTCCCTGCGTGTAATGGGATTCACATAACTTTTTAGGTTATATGCCAATAGTTGCAGCAAATCTGTGCAAAGTACTATTCTGGCGCAGCACTCGCATCAGTACTCGTATATTGCATCCATTTTAAAGTGGATCAAAACTTCCCTAAGtacataatttatttacttatttatttatttgcattaagaattaGATACACGATATTATTGGTGATAATTTCCAAAAGAATTAAATCACTTGGCATGATTTTTCTCTTCTTCCCTCTTCTTTTTACAGgctgaaatataaaattacttTGTCAAGTATTTTTTACGTAACAACGGTATTTTGTGCCCCATTTTAGTAATAGCTTTGTGCACCCTCTATGTTctcatttttcttttactctGCATGCAGATATGTCGTCAATCTTACGCTTCGCTGTCAGTGTCCTTGTTGTGTTGGTACTCTTAACCACCCATACAGCTTTAGCCAATTCTCGACCGCCACGCAACAATGACATCAGCAACATGGCCGATGCACTCAAATATTTACAAGATCTGGACATGTATTATGGCGATCGAGCACGAGCCAggtaagtttaataaaaaatgttgcaacaatatatttatatgtatatcataTTATATCGCTCCTAGCCGCAACATAGGACGGTGTGTCATAGTATACAGTGTATTAAATAACTAaagcacaatattttattatatttttatgaaaatatagtttattctcCTTTCAAACCTTctagaaatttaaaacaaaattcaaaaaattttctttttcactttttagtcagaattttgaggaaattttcgAGTATGtggttttatagcccattcaatttcaatataataacttgaacatttgaaattgaaaaacgcgttgtgtttgacttttttttgttgtttttgctggcgGTCTTGTACATTTTCTTCATACAACGATTTCTcaacaatttttgtatatagACCCAACACCGTCAACAAACAAATTGTCAAAGATTAATACGACATTCGAGCTACTTCAAGCTTGCACTTCGTcagactaaaattcaatggtctATAAAACTCGaagttttacaaatatttaaatttttgatgaaaaatgtggaattgtttttaatttgcacaaagtttgaggTTTGGATTCTAAAGTTTTTGTAGGAGAacgaacattattttcataaaaagattaaaaagggAAACAATTAATTTTCAGAACTTGGCAATAAGTCCCTGTTCTACAGTGTGGTAAATAACTAAACACATAATATGAGTTCCGGGAAAATATCATCCATTAAAAACATCCATCcatttggaaacatttttgcttaatacaataaattcatAGAAATAGGAGTGACAGTTTTTCAACAAAAGTTTCTGTTATCTTTACTTGGATCATGCGGCATTTAAAATCTATCTAAAAGCTATTTCGGTAgaagtcacttttgaagctgtcgttttttgatatttgacaagtagaaactacgccattaatatagggtgggccatgtaaaatttgctttttgaatcggctataaaaaacaaaaatcgatattttttcaaactttttttttattttgaagattgaacattgtcatttataaatgaaaaataatatcgttcaaatgactgccacgactggctttacagtaggccattcgatcaacccaatttttaagcacattttcgattgtttgggctccaattttaagaatggcaacttcgatttcgtgttttaaagcatcaatcgtctctagatggttcgcatagcatttgtccttaacgactccccacaaaaaatagtccaacgggcttaaatcacagctccgaggcggccaattgatatcggaattcaaaaacggtagccaaaagttcgagtgtaactttggcagtgtgacaagttgcacaatcctgttgaaaccaaatgtcgttcatgtcatcctcttcaatttttggaaacaaaaactcgttgaccATGTCACGTTAACggtcgccatttactgtaaccgcggaagaagaagaaaactcaccactttggaaataagttttcaatatttcccaattttgttcaagcgtatagtgtcccatttcgtaaatgtcaaacctttaagtaaattatgaacacatttgacatgccatttgtgttaccattctcaaaaaaatatgtggttcaaaaagcaaacgctatatggcccacccttacaattcactaaaaaaatggtgaaaatttggcagagacggttcgtaaaactcgaacatttttgagtcatcgtgacgcaccttgtcggaccgcaatacagaaattgatgaaaaaattcgagctgttgggacaagttagtgatgtgaggaataaaacccgtgcagttcgctcaagaacagccgaaaatattgctgttgtagcagaaagtgttgaagaaaccccaggtttgtccattcctcgtcgttctttggaattaggcattccacaaacgtcaatacaccgtattttgcataaagattttgtTCTTAgtgcttataaagtccagttaacacaagaagtcaagccggccgatcatcaacagcgtcgtgtctttgctcattgggtcgttgaaatacatgaaaatgatccggaattccatcaaaAATGATCTTGAGTGATGAAGCCCATTTCGacttcggtggcttcgtcaacaagtaaaattgtcggatctggggcttagaaaatccaagagttattgttgaaaagcctctctatcctcaacgtgcgactgtttggtgcggtttatgatccggcggagtcattggaccttactttttcgaaaatagaGTAGGAGCAccagttactgtgaatggattgcgctatcgatatgtgtatatatatatatacatatattgtatatatatttttttttaataacttttttaccaaataaaaccaaaattattattttaagtaataaaaatctttattttgacctttacgccctCTATtacatgtttgttttttttgtcggTACAGACTAGCAAATACAGCACTCAGATACTATTAAGTCCATTATACTACACtcggttccctttttaattttttttaaatctacgcgacctccgaaaaaatctgagtagatcttgtggtgccaaggagccaagatggtcgcttcttaacacaacagtgccaaagacctcaagcctgattcgagcgaaggctgggcagacgcacagaaagagATCTGCTGTCTCATCCTCcttccacatgctgggcagagtgcactgtctgagatgcccaccttttccatgtgctttgctcatagaaagtggtctatcatcagtccaaccagcagCCTACAGTTccttctgcttagtgacagtaggaactgcgacagtcggtcagacatgacaggtaacatcagttttgtccatcagcagcctctctcagcctaccaagctcgcttgtgggttgtagttacccatttgctaaccgtggctttgatggctgcagaagggagtggcagaacagGCTACGGGCCAAGGAAGTTAACCTCAGACCCCATTCTgactaaagagtcagagatctcgttacttGCGAGACCCCTAAATCTGAGGGTCTGCGCACGGACCTgcctgccgacatagttcaactccgctacccttgaagtggttgaaggGCTTCCTAAGGCCATGAACGCAGCTTTACTGTTGCTACAGACACATATCAATTTGCCTCTCCATCTATTTTCCACatcaaagttcatcgcttcttgaacagcatactcCTCCgcctgaaacacagatgcatgcattccatgagcaaagtgtagttttgtcgCGCTTGATTCCACATAGAGACCAGAGCCGAAACCGCGCTCGGGTCCTGGAGTCGTGGAAATGCGATTTTCTAAATTTGATCACAGTttagcctctggcagcaccacactttATCTCTTGCCAAGtacgactctggatggcatggagtcaaggggcatggcgcGGACCATTTGATCGAAGcccatgcctactctgttgtccaatgccagGCAGGGCCATACCAATTTCCACTGTGCTTCAGCCTgtagatggccttcaaggcctctccttggataaaaaaattaagtggtggtagactaaccaAAGCACCTTAtaccgggcctgaagtagtcggaaaagctacggtgcaacagatggccacagtgcgttgtagtctcaaTAAGGttctcctgactcccacgacagagagtctactcatccagaccactgatgcataggtgataataggtcttatcatagaggtgtagatccataggaccttgctaggagagagactccacaatttcccaaaaacgTCCTTGCACTGCCAaaaggctgtcagtgctttggatgtttttgtttcaacgtgtgatttcccaAGaagtttctcttcttcttaatttccgcgataaccgcttacgcgattttggccgagtttaacaaagcgcgccagtcgtttctatctcgtgctaaccggcgccaattggacacaccaagtgaagccaagtccttctccacctgatctttccaacgcagaggaggccttcctcttcctctgctaccaccagctggtaccgcatcgaatactttcaaagccggag
Coding sequences within:
- the LOC129235764 gene encoding neuropeptide F-like — translated: MSSILRFAVSVLVVLVLLTTHTALANSRPPRNNDISNMADALKYLQDLDMYYGDRARARFGKRAPLIQLLHQRLLDNPEMARALDHPSAEEPF